The Acanthopagrus latus isolate v.2019 chromosome 6, fAcaLat1.1, whole genome shotgun sequence genome includes a region encoding these proteins:
- the LOC119021942 gene encoding prolargin, translated as MKAGAGLVSALALFLLMGAVFTQRVRPKKPTRRPATTRKPSVPKPAAPAQPEPVEPTDFPPPILGPPSIYPDCPRECLCSPSYPNSLNCENRNIRVIPVIPFRTHYLYLQNNYISEVTAEAFSNATEVRWINLANNRIHQINKQVFEKIPDLLYLYAQGNQLKEVPSGLPASLEQLRLGRNRISKIPAGSFSKMGNLTLLDLYNNQLSDSDLGRNTFKDLGSLMQLNLARNNLKKMPAGVPTGLIQLFLDRNNIDDIPKDYFKDFTKLAFVRLNRNQLSDKGVPKAVFNVSTLLDLQLSHNQLASVPLFSSHLEHLHLNHNSIESINGTLICPFSLQEDLSDLSLVPKLRYLRLDGNHLSPPIPLDVIMCFRHLRSIVL; from the exons ATGAAGGCTGGCGCAGGACTCGTCTCTGCATTAGCACTGTTCCTCCTGATGGGGGCAGTGTTCACCCAGAGAGTTCGGCCAAAGAAGCCCACCAGGCGCCCAGCCACCACCAGGAAGCCTTCTGTCCCCAAGCCTGCTGCACCCGCACAGCCAGAGCCTGTGGAGCCAACAGACTTCCCCCCACCCATCCTGGGCCCACCCTCTATCTATCCTGACTGCCCACGCGAGTGTTTATGCTCCCCAAGCTATCCCAACTCTCTTAACTGTGAGAACCGCAACATCCGTGTGATCCCTGTCATCCCATTTAGAACCCACTACTTGTACCTGCAGAACAACTACATCTCAGAGGTGACAGCAGAGGCATTCTCCAATGCCACTGAAGTCCGCTGGATCAACTTGGCTAATAATCGGATCCATCAAATAAACAAGCAG GTGTTTGAGAAGATCCCTGACCTGCTGTACCTCTATGCACAAGGTAACCAGCTGAAAGAGGTCCCTTCAGGTCTCCCAGCAAGCCTAGAACAGCTCCGCCTTGGCAGGAATCGCATTTCTAAGATTCCTGCCGGTTCCTTCAGCAAGATGGGGAACCTGACTCTGCTTGACCTCTACAACAATCAG CTGAGTGACAGTGACCTGGGAAGGAACACATTTAAGGACCTGGGGAGCCTCATGCAGCTCAATCTGGCTCGTAACAACCTGAAAAAGATGCCTGCTGGTGTACCAACTGGCCTCATACAGCTTTTCCTGGACAGGAACAACATAGATGACATCCCAAA AGACTACTTCAAAGACTTCACCAAGCTGGCGTTTGTGAGGCTGAACCGCAACCAGCTGAGTGATAAAGGAGTTCCCAAGGCTGTGTTCAACGTATCCACCCTGCTGGACCTGCAACTGTCCCACAACCAGCTCGCTTCTGTTCCTCTTTTCAGCTCTCACCTGGAGCACCTGCACCTAAACCACAACAGCATCGAGA GCATCAACGGCACACTGATCTGCCCATTCAGCCTGCAGGAGGACCTGAGTGATCTCAGCCTGGTGCCAAAACTAAG GTACCTGCGTTTGGACGGAAATCACCTGAGCCCCCCAATTCCTCTGGATGTCATCATGTGCTTCAGACACCTCCGCTCCATCGTGTTGTAG